One genomic segment of Mytilus galloprovincialis chromosome 5, xbMytGall1.hap1.1, whole genome shotgun sequence includes these proteins:
- the LOC143075194 gene encoding uncharacterized protein LOC143075194 isoform X1, whose amino-acid sequence MADFWSHSYEHNTYLRKHSSKVQQYNVKTCRKDTALTTAWEISDSDDVDQIIVMTEERIIKRSGRNDRVLIKHIELTALTIACLFGELKLVKRLVENGANVDHPANGEQSSLEYHNNVPPLYCAAINCDIEILKILIDAGVDVNRFQGLPQDINIENPSDTRAIIGPYSYPNTLWGLNKPSPDPKLLIKVLELYLNAGVKLNTTSWGPCLFLGRGQIFTVKFPTTWIPPPWFVCTTSVLLLQHGVDPNLYSLRHIMKQLGQHFKHFRKNDYCVKDKIFLRTFLAAGYRFTATDIKYVENKYIKDRFNFGKEDEFLQIAGRLASLKHLARTKIRNHIISVNKDTSIFPAVDKLELPVTLKHFLKLYDVSPPDLPLVICYEQIQKPNVSADEV is encoded by the exons ATGGCAGACTTCTGGTCTCATTCATATGAACACAATACGTACTTGAGGAAGCATAGTTCAAAAGTCCAGCAGTATAATGTTAAGACGTGCAGAAAGGATACAGCTTTAACAACGGCATGGGAAATAT cTGATAGTGACGATGtagatcaaataattgttatgacaGAAGAAAGGATTATAAAACGATCTGGTCGTAATGACCGTGTGTTGATAAAGCATATAGAACTAACAGCACTTACAATAGCTTGTCT TTTTGGTGAATTAAAACTTGTGAAAAGGCTAGTAGAAAATGGAGCAAACGTCGATCATCCTGCTAATGGAGAACAATCTAGTCTCGAGTACCACAATAATGTACCACCACTATACTGTGCTGCTATCAACTGTGACATAGAAATACTGAAAATTCTTATTGATGCAG GCGTGGACGTAAACAGATTCCAGGGACTTCCACAGGATATCAACATAGAAAATCCGTCTGACACACGTGCAATCATTGGACCCTACAGTTATCCCAACACATTGTGGGGACTGAACAAACCTTCACCTGACCCAAAGTTGTTAATCAAAGTTCTTGAATTGTATTTGAACGCTGGTGTGAAACTCAATACAACATCATGGGGACCATGTCTCTTTCTAGG aagaggCCAAATCTTTACAGTTAAGTTTCCAACGACTTGGATTCCGCCTCCATGGTTTGTTTGTACAACATCCGTACTGTTGCTACAACATGGAGTAGACCCGAACCTTTATAGTCTCAGACATATCATGAAGCAACTAGGACAACACTTTAAACATTTCAGAAAGAACGATTACTGTGTAAAGGACAAAATATTTTTGAGAACATTTTTAGCTGCTGGTTATAGATTTACCGCAACAGATAttaaatatgttgaaaataaatatattaaagacCGTTTTAACTTTGGAAAAGAAGACGAATTCCTGCAAATTGCTGGTCGTCTTGCAAGCTTAAAACATCTTGCTCGAACCAAAATACGGAATCATATCATATCCGTCAACAAAGACACGTCAATATTTCCTGCTGTTGACAAGTTAGAACTTCCGGtgacattaaaacattttttaaaactatatgacGTGAGTCCTCCTGATTTGCCATTGGTCATTTGCTATGAGCAAATTCAAAAACCAAACGTTTCGGCAGATGAAGTCTGA
- the LOC143075194 gene encoding uncharacterized protein LOC143075194 isoform X4: MADFWSHSYEHNTYLRKHSSKVQQYNVKTCRKDTALTTAWEISDSDDVDQIIVMTEERIIKRSGRNDRVLIKHIELTALTIACLFGELKLVKRLVENGANVDHPANGEQSSLEYHNNVPPLYCAAINCDIEILKILIDAEEAKSLQLSFQRLGFRLHGLFVQHPYCCYNME, translated from the exons ATGGCAGACTTCTGGTCTCATTCATATGAACACAATACGTACTTGAGGAAGCATAGTTCAAAAGTCCAGCAGTATAATGTTAAGACGTGCAGAAAGGATACAGCTTTAACAACGGCATGGGAAATAT cTGATAGTGACGATGtagatcaaataattgttatgacaGAAGAAAGGATTATAAAACGATCTGGTCGTAATGACCGTGTGTTGATAAAGCATATAGAACTAACAGCACTTACAATAGCTTGTCT TTTTGGTGAATTAAAACTTGTGAAAAGGCTAGTAGAAAATGGAGCAAACGTCGATCATCCTGCTAATGGAGAACAATCTAGTCTCGAGTACCACAATAATGTACCACCACTATACTGTGCTGCTATCAACTGTGACATAGAAATACTGAAAATTCTTATTGATGCAG aagaggCCAAATCTTTACAGTTAAGTTTCCAACGACTTGGATTCCGCCTCCATGGTTTGTTTGTACAACATCCGTACTGTTGCTACAACATGGAGTAG
- the LOC143075194 gene encoding uncharacterized protein LOC143075194 isoform X3: MGNIFGELKLVKRLVENGANVDHPANGEQSSLEYHNNVPPLYCAAINCDIEILKILIDAGVDVNRFQGLPQDINIENPSDTRAIIGPYSYPNTLWGLNKPSPDPKLLIKVLELYLNAGVKLNTTSWGPCLFLGRGQIFTVKFPTTWIPPPWFVCTTSVLLLQHGVDPNLYSLRHIMKQLGQHFKHFRKNDYCVKDKIFLRTFLAAGYRFTATDIKYVENKYIKDRFNFGKEDEFLQIAGRLASLKHLARTKIRNHIISVNKDTSIFPAVDKLELPVTLKHFLKLYDVSPPDLPLVICYEQIQKPNVSADEV, encoded by the exons ATGGGAAATAT TTTTGGTGAATTAAAACTTGTGAAAAGGCTAGTAGAAAATGGAGCAAACGTCGATCATCCTGCTAATGGAGAACAATCTAGTCTCGAGTACCACAATAATGTACCACCACTATACTGTGCTGCTATCAACTGTGACATAGAAATACTGAAAATTCTTATTGATGCAG GCGTGGACGTAAACAGATTCCAGGGACTTCCACAGGATATCAACATAGAAAATCCGTCTGACACACGTGCAATCATTGGACCCTACAGTTATCCCAACACATTGTGGGGACTGAACAAACCTTCACCTGACCCAAAGTTGTTAATCAAAGTTCTTGAATTGTATTTGAACGCTGGTGTGAAACTCAATACAACATCATGGGGACCATGTCTCTTTCTAGG aagaggCCAAATCTTTACAGTTAAGTTTCCAACGACTTGGATTCCGCCTCCATGGTTTGTTTGTACAACATCCGTACTGTTGCTACAACATGGAGTAGACCCGAACCTTTATAGTCTCAGACATATCATGAAGCAACTAGGACAACACTTTAAACATTTCAGAAAGAACGATTACTGTGTAAAGGACAAAATATTTTTGAGAACATTTTTAGCTGCTGGTTATAGATTTACCGCAACAGATAttaaatatgttgaaaataaatatattaaagacCGTTTTAACTTTGGAAAAGAAGACGAATTCCTGCAAATTGCTGGTCGTCTTGCAAGCTTAAAACATCTTGCTCGAACCAAAATACGGAATCATATCATATCCGTCAACAAAGACACGTCAATATTTCCTGCTGTTGACAAGTTAGAACTTCCGGtgacattaaaacattttttaaaactatatgacGTGAGTCCTCCTGATTTGCCATTGGTCATTTGCTATGAGCAAATTCAAAAACCAAACGTTTCGGCAGATGAAGTCTGA
- the LOC143075194 gene encoding uncharacterized protein LOC143075194 isoform X2 — translation MTEERIIKRSGRNDRVLIKHIELTALTIACLFGELKLVKRLVENGANVDHPANGEQSSLEYHNNVPPLYCAAINCDIEILKILIDAGVDVNRFQGLPQDINIENPSDTRAIIGPYSYPNTLWGLNKPSPDPKLLIKVLELYLNAGVKLNTTSWGPCLFLGRGQIFTVKFPTTWIPPPWFVCTTSVLLLQHGVDPNLYSLRHIMKQLGQHFKHFRKNDYCVKDKIFLRTFLAAGYRFTATDIKYVENKYIKDRFNFGKEDEFLQIAGRLASLKHLARTKIRNHIISVNKDTSIFPAVDKLELPVTLKHFLKLYDVSPPDLPLVICYEQIQKPNVSADEV, via the exons atgacaGAAGAAAGGATTATAAAACGATCTGGTCGTAATGACCGTGTGTTGATAAAGCATATAGAACTAACAGCACTTACAATAGCTTGTCT TTTTGGTGAATTAAAACTTGTGAAAAGGCTAGTAGAAAATGGAGCAAACGTCGATCATCCTGCTAATGGAGAACAATCTAGTCTCGAGTACCACAATAATGTACCACCACTATACTGTGCTGCTATCAACTGTGACATAGAAATACTGAAAATTCTTATTGATGCAG GCGTGGACGTAAACAGATTCCAGGGACTTCCACAGGATATCAACATAGAAAATCCGTCTGACACACGTGCAATCATTGGACCCTACAGTTATCCCAACACATTGTGGGGACTGAACAAACCTTCACCTGACCCAAAGTTGTTAATCAAAGTTCTTGAATTGTATTTGAACGCTGGTGTGAAACTCAATACAACATCATGGGGACCATGTCTCTTTCTAGG aagaggCCAAATCTTTACAGTTAAGTTTCCAACGACTTGGATTCCGCCTCCATGGTTTGTTTGTACAACATCCGTACTGTTGCTACAACATGGAGTAGACCCGAACCTTTATAGTCTCAGACATATCATGAAGCAACTAGGACAACACTTTAAACATTTCAGAAAGAACGATTACTGTGTAAAGGACAAAATATTTTTGAGAACATTTTTAGCTGCTGGTTATAGATTTACCGCAACAGATAttaaatatgttgaaaataaatatattaaagacCGTTTTAACTTTGGAAAAGAAGACGAATTCCTGCAAATTGCTGGTCGTCTTGCAAGCTTAAAACATCTTGCTCGAACCAAAATACGGAATCATATCATATCCGTCAACAAAGACACGTCAATATTTCCTGCTGTTGACAAGTTAGAACTTCCGGtgacattaaaacattttttaaaactatatgacGTGAGTCCTCCTGATTTGCCATTGGTCATTTGCTATGAGCAAATTCAAAAACCAAACGTTTCGGCAGATGAAGTCTGA